In Erigeron canadensis isolate Cc75 chromosome 8, C_canadensis_v1, whole genome shotgun sequence, the DNA window ttcaaaaaatctttaattttagACAAGCTTTAATGGCAAAGGATATTTAAGAGCGCCTAATGGCGCCTAAAGACGCCATTGAAGATAGCCTAAAAATCCATGATTAAATTTCATTTCCAAGAGAATCTCTCTTGTCCTTTTTGGTTCCACTTCTGCGTATGAGTGTCAAAAATAGGAATTATTGATTCACAGACCAAATTTATCCTATTCATGATGAATATGAAATCACCTCACTAATGAATACACGTTTTAATTAATCCATGTCCCATGCAAATgaaatgttaacaaatttatcGACCCACGATGTGGATGTACgttcaaaattattttatttttgtttctttacaTTGCTATCCATTAACGGAACGTGATCATTGTATTTGGGGACCAAGCTCATAATTGATGTGTAAAACATAACTATATCGTATCCATATAAGGCCCCTTCTTATAGGAACTTACTTTTAACCCacgtctaacactattcatcagtttctttctcttctagacacaccaagaacacctCCTCCTTATAACCTCACTTCTTCCACTCACATCATCTATTCGGGCCCCACTTTCCTTCACAAAACGCGTGTCTAAAAATGGAACAAACGGAAAAGACGCAACATAGGACACACTAGTGCTAATAGTGTCCAAAATCTTGGTGGCGTCGGACGTGGCCTAGACGTCTTATAAGGACAGGCCTAAACGTTCATGTTatgtaaaaaaatgatttttttttgaacgacgaCAACGACCACTAACAAATTGCTAATGATCACTTTTATAGggtacaattacaattacaataatcTAGATAAATAACAAACACTGTATTTCTGAAAACTTTAAGGGTTAAGATTGCAAAAAGGTTGAAAATAACTTGTGTCAATTACAGTAACCCGAAACACAAGAAAAATTCTTATTAATAAAGACCAAACCACTTGTTTTCATTTcgtgatttttttgatgtaATCTCATACAAGTTTCGGGAAATACACGACTTCCAAACATGGACCAGAACATAAAGCATAAACAAAGTGATAACACCATCGAAGCGGCCAGCTAACCAGCTAAATAGCATATTGCTAGTATCTAGCTATGATACATTCTaaataataagatatataaaatgtgcatataaacaaattaaaatctgGAGGTTTAGCACCCACCCGGTCGATCTCTTCATAGTTTCAGGCTTGTTGTTATCTCTATTTTGTAATCATATGTACATGGTCTGTTTTTTTTATACCACAGAAACTTGGAGAGAAGTTCCCACGAACAGTTCTTTTActtttcttctatatatatgtcTCTTTGTTTGGCTTGCTTTTAGTGGCCCTACAACTAAAGGAACATCATAAGTTCGTCTTATTATGAACGTCATAACTAACTTAAAAGAACTCATGAGGATTGGGTGAGATTAAAAGAAGCACTAAGCTTTTGGGCAAGTGAAACTAAATTGAGACTAGCTGTAGATCCattcatattttcatgtatAATTGATCGAGACTTGAggttggatattgtaaaacaagtattaaagtaaaacaaataagacaagatcttgacccttagatcatgattaaattgatgcatagagattcatgaagcaattgatgcacgatgatcttcagtgaaaaaaaacctattgttttatttattttactttaatacttgttttaatttacctaaaaccttataaaataactaaaaggtGTCAAATATATATGAGTACTGAGTATAAACTTAAAAGGTAttattaaaatctttttataaaatgatatgGTGGCTATGCAAACTTATACATGATAACTTGACTATGCTTATCTGCTTACTGATATACAAACTTAGACATAATAACGTCATTACTTTTCagataacttttaaaaatttcgtTACCCTTTTAGCTAAATTTCTAGTATGCATAtgaattataaataacaaaatcttttttattattttttatttttatctctaTCAATTAAAGgaaaaatgttttttctttcaatttgttGTCCATTTTGTCTTTAATTTCCcgatacaaattaaaaattatgataCAAAAGgaaattttctttcattttatcTTCCCTTTCTCTATATATTATTTCCAACACAAGTGGCAATTGAGATTTGAAATGGAGGGAAGTTTAAGGTAAAGGTGTAAATACCAGTTAACCGGTTccgattattttttttagtaatcgattccggttttttttttataataaaaaaaaaaccgattacGGTTAACCGATTACggttaaccggtaccggttaataaccggtttgggttttaaaaaactataaccGGTGTAATCAGTTTcggttaataataaccggttaaccgatactGGTTAACCTAAtaggttatttttttaaccgcccactatcaataatatataagccaaaaggggttttctttttcaacataaaacaaGTTGTTCCGTCCGAATCTACCCACAAACACcacttctcttcatcatcatctacccGTCATGGCCGCCACATAtatcgatgtatatatatatgactgggCGGTTAGtggaacacacatacacacacaggcACACAGTACGCaatatttttgatgatcttGAAGAGGTGATTCAGTGGAGGATCTTGAAGAGGTGATCAGTTGGTTCTTTCTCCGGTCTCCGatgcttttttctttctttccagatGTATTtgacttcatttttctttttatatctcgatgtatatatataccaccCAGTAAGTGGTGAGTGGTaagtataaaatagaaaacaatcccaattatatataattaatcgattaaGCGGTtacaactaaaaataaaaaccgattatcggttaaccgattaggaatcggtttttggttttgaaagtgcaaatcgattactaaccggcggtttttcctaacctataatcggtttgTACTGTATCGGTTACTAACCAGTTACGATTATAGGTTAACTTTCGAATCGGTTCGATTAACCGGTTTTTTTTTACACCTCTAGTTTAAGGTAATGAAAAGGAAAGAATCATGACTTCACAAACGTGTAATGACCACGCCATCATAACATAGAAGAACGCTTTCAAAATAATCCAGAACAAAGAGTTGAAGGGGTGGGGACCCATATACTTTTATGGGCCAAATGGGCCTTTTTTCTTCATTATTTAAACAAGGCCGGATTTGTTCCAacatagaaaattaaaaagactAAGGGCTTGATTGCTACAAATGAACAAACAACTTTATGTCAAGATTCCATGGCCCCTCTTGTGTATTATTGTTggcattttattttaaattttatatgcattgtattttattttaaaataaaaatgtgtatCTTTTGAGTGAGTTTACTACTCGTAATTAATAAGTGGATTAGCTAAGTCTTGAAGGAGTCTTTATTGGATGATCTCACAAGATACCAACTCCATTTTAGTTCTAAACCCCCACCTTGGACCTATTCCAtctcttttaacaaaaataaaaaaatacccataataataataatgatatataaacGTAAGGATTATTGTTATCTAGTGGTCCTCTTGAAAACTTGATTGCCAACTataatttttgtaactttttaaatcaagaaaATGATGTATCTTGTGTGTGACATATGAAACACGAGCCTATACTAGATAGAACTATAGAAGTCGTATAAATTACCTCAACATgcaatgtgtttgtttaatgcATACACATGAtcgtatatatatagacttaaAGAATTGATCCGTAAGTGATATTACTTTTAGCCAACTCGATTGTATTTAACACTTAATGTGTCATACTTAAGTTTTTTACCAAACCCGATTAGGCATTATGACTTGGTTAATTTGTTATGATTCCTATGTTATGGTGATGTTATGTTGATCACCACATAAGTAGGATCCGGATCGGATTAGGTTTGTTGAATCGAGTTGTtatcttttgaaatatttttgataaaccaATCCATGAGTGATAAGGGAGAATGATGGAATGGATTGGTTGACTACATGTCACCGATTCAAACTTGAGCCACTATGGGTTTTACCGCAGTGAACATTTAAACGGTGAGTTTTCGTGACCGTTAGTACTCTTTCAAAGTCAAATATTCATCACCtgactattattattaatatgattAGCTAGAACTCTTAGCCTTTAATCTGTTTTCAAGAGactaattaaacttttttatacatatgaaattgaaattgaatatcAAGTATAAGGTTTACAAAGTACGTACGCGTAATTTCATATTTACAATATATTAGCTTTAACTTATAATCACAAATAAAAAGAAGTTGGAGTAACAAATTAGAATTCTTCTAGACATTTTAGTTTTTCTATTTGGCATTGCTCGAAGTCAAATTATTATCATACCTACTAATGTAAGGAGCGTTCATTTGAAACAGTAAATGGATTATATTACGGGTAAGAATAATGACTACCTTTGTTAacgaaaaatgttttttttttcttaccatGACCACAAACCAACTATATTTGCTTATAGTGGGGCAGTTGGGCACTCGGGCCCATCAAATACGAAATCCTGGCTCCATCCCTACATCTAGCTACATTGTTCTTTCAACAAATATAGTAAATTCTATCTTACTTCATGCATATTACAATAGTGCACATTTTTAATAgatattttataaagaaaaaaaaaaagagactaAACTAAAGAGGTATTCTAAATGAATTATAGCTATAACTACCTTACTTCACATCAACAAAAGGGTGATATAACAAACAATGAGTAATTGGTAAACAAATATTAATCAGAATATGTTACCTTAAGTAATGCTATTCAATCCAAGTCAAACCCCTCATTCTTCAATTAAACCtctaacttaaataaaaaaaaaaaaattaacaacaaaAATCCCAATTTTCCTTTCTTCCAAAAAAGtggaaaataaaagtaaaagtcaTACAATACCCACTCACACCATCCCATCCACGTGCCACaatcactttttctttttcctttttctttttgttacttTGGGTGGAAGTCACAATCATATCATTTTCCATGCACTAGCCCACACTACCGGCGTTTCTTTCCAACTTAAGAACATCCCAGCCGATGAATCTGGCGTCGGATTCATCGACCACCCTTCCCTATACCTCCGCAACAACGCACGAACATCGTCACAAACTTCATCGCTATACGAAACCGGACTAAAACCACTTGCATGAAACCTACTAGACCATCTGGCCGCGCTCTCTCGCCTCTCCATTGACTCGACAGGTGTACACGCCACTAAGTCCATAATAGCCCGACCCGCACCACGCTCCAACATCAACCTTTCATTACTAGTTTTCGGAAAACTTTCATCAAGCGTCTcaaaataaaccctaaaccaTCTCAAACACTCTTGAAACCCTCTAACAAACTCAAATCCATCACTCCCAATATCCAAATCAGCCTCTTCATCAACAACCGTAATTATCTTAGGATTCAAGCTACGAAAAGTCGACATTAAATAGTCCCTACGTTGACTATTGACCGAACGTAACGTGCCATTCAAGTTAATAGCAAGTGCTTCATCATCTTGAATACCTAATTCCCTAAAATTTAAATCCGATAAATCACCCAAATGATGTATAACATTGaatttaaaaggaacacccATTAATCTAGCAAACTTTTCCATACGATTTCCTATTTCTCTCATAACCTTTTGGACTCCATTGCCCGATAATCCATCTCCGCCGCCTAACTTGGATGTGACGATTGTGGTGATACGTAGATGTGGTGTTTCATCCGTACGTGTTGCAATAGCTTCAAGTAAAGTAGGCCATTGTGTACAAAAAGTGTTACTTACATCAATTATATGTAACTTACTTTCACCATCAAAGGCTTCCATAATGGCACCATTACTAGCAACGTGACCAAAAGTTGTCCAAGGACTGACTTCTTGGAATTTTAGTACAAGTTTTCTTGTAGATTCAAATGAACACATTTTATCAGAAGCTGATGACAGAGTCCGGTAAGATCTCTCACCGGACTCTGTCATACGAGCAAAGAGTGCTTGAAGGAAATAAGATGATAATTTTTGGTCAGTGTCACCATAAGGAGAGCTAAGCTCATTTAGCATCCACATTAACTGTTGCAAGCGTGCACTATTTTTATCAGCCACGGCTCGTGCGGCATCAAGAAGGATGTCGTAAGCCCAAGAGTTGGTAGTGAATGAGTTTGAGTACTCCATGGTGACGTCATGAACCGGTGAGTATGAGTAATTGATGTGCGGATCGGATGATTGTTGATGTTCGGAGGACGAAAAGGCGGCATAGTGGGAGGACAAGGGTGGTGGGGTGTTTGTGGTGCTAGTTGTTGGAGTTGGTGTGTTGGATGATTGGTGGTGTTCATAAGATGGTTGAGGGTGTGATGAAGAATAGTATTGGTTATGGTGATGTTGGTGtcttgaagaagaagagaaatcATCTTCATCCATGAAAAAGTTGAAGCATTCTTCttgatcttgattttgttgGTAATTGTTGGTAAAGTGGGATGATTTGGAACTACTTGAATTGGTTGTATTAGTGAAATTACTAGTGGAGTTGAAAGAGTGAGGTTGTTGGTGGTGTGAGGGTTGTTTTTGGAGGGTGACAAGCCTAAAGAGAGTATCCATAACAACTAGACATAACAAAAATTCATGAGGGATCTATAAATGGCATACAAGTGTTTGTGTTGTTTTGTTGGCCAGTTTTTAATGAGATTGGAAGAATTTGAGatagagagaaaaaagaatgttttcttttttctaggCTATGTGTTTCGTTTCAGGCGAAGATGCTAGTCAAAATTTTGAATGGGTTTTTGTGCTTTTGAATCAGAATTCAGGAGTTCGCTTTGTACGTATTTTAAGAAAAGGGATGTCTAACATTATTAATTAGTTAGTGTGAGTAAAGCAAGTTTTAGATtcttttacttattattattattttttttatgattctTTTAATTGTTTATCATTAGACATAAATCAAACTTCAAATCTTAAATGATCAATATACATAAGAAATATAGTACccttatataataaaagaagaaaaatgattaatccccTAATGAACTTAAAAATCATCCTAATTCATAAGATGGTGATAAGTGGAATCTATTtaatctctttcctaatcttacccTTTAaattttcacatatcatcatcttatAAATTAGTAGTATTTTTGAGCTAATGAActaaaaggattaatcatttcaaaaaaaaaatatacaaatccTCTATTAAATTTTCATAACGACAAATACATGACATGGTGGAAGGTTGAAATGAGTAAACGAGGAATATGCCTGGAAAATTGAGGATTGTGATTGGGAAGTGATTCTTGTaccacatatattaattaatcttaTTACATGTATGCTTTAATGGTTTGTACGGTATGTTTTAACAGTTGTATTGTGTGATAGATATATCAATATTTGTGGTACGAAAATTATTTTTCATTGTGATTAGGTCAGCTAATTTTTAAATACATCTATAACCCTTTATAAAGAGAACTAGGATTAAgagattaagtatttttttttcttcccaaaataccctcAATATTTACATTACTTTCAAACATCTTGTCACTAAAATTCTAAAATTACCTTAAAAAACCTACAACCTTATCCCAAAACATACATGTTGGACTTAAAATACACTATGTTATTATTTTGGACTATTCTAATTAATAAActttcatggtttttttttgtttgttgttgatAAATCATGgttaccccccccccccggtCCCCCCGGTCTCATATTAAGTGTCctatatctttttctttcaattttgactaaatatatatttgtctgtgttatataacacttgatataacatatatgaattgattgagttttaaatgtactttttcattgatataactttcatcaactaatatataacacaaataaagatatttatggttaaAGTTGGAAGAAAAGACTTGACCAGTAAAAATAAGACAACTAAAATgcgacggagggagtaatattTACGATTTAGTACAAGTGGTTGGTTTGcaatcatcgtcatcatctcatctcgtttatgttttatattgtccTCACCTTCAAGCCGCCGCAACGCGTGAGCACTAAGCTcgtatattaagataagataaaattaagattaagattaaattttgatttgttattgttTTGGATAAATTGAGGAATAGTGTGTATTTAAGTCATTTATTTGTTACAATTTTAAAATGGAATTTTATTTGGGATAAGTTagaaaattaaacatattagtattttaattaagtgtaTCTTTAGATATGTAAAGGTGTATTACGATTTCTTGATATgtaaatttcatatttaatattaataataataatgaaatctttaagtaattaatagGATTAAATAAcgacaaaatcaaactttaattttattaaattgatcaatatgattgattaataagctATTAGATCAGTtgtgttttaaaataaatacatgttgaaatttgataatattattcattttaaaaaatattttgtatcaaAAGTTAGTtggatatatatgttaattatatctTTTGTGACTAAAGTTAAATGTAGATAATACctgttaatatttttatatattagagaTACTTAATGACATGCTAAATGTTTATA includes these proteins:
- the LOC122580285 gene encoding protein SHORT-ROOT; this translates as MDTLFRLVTLQKQPSHHQQPHSFNSTSNFTNTTNSSSSKSSHFTNNYQQNQDQEECFNFFMDEDDFSSSSRHQHHHNQYYSSSHPQPSYEHHQSSNTPTPTTSTTNTPPPLSSHYAAFSSSEHQQSSDPHINYSYSPVHDVTMEYSNSFTTNSWAYDILLDAARAVADKNSARLQQLMWMLNELSSPYGDTDQKLSSYFLQALFARMTESGERSYRTLSSASDKMCSFESTRKLVLKFQEVSPWTTFGHVASNGAIMEAFDGESKLHIIDVSNTFCTQWPTLLEAIATRTDETPHLRITTIVTSKLGGGDGLSGNGVQKVMREIGNRMEKFARLMGVPFKFNVIHHLGDLSDLNFRELGIQDDEALAINLNGTLRSVNSQRRDYLMSTFRSLNPKIITVVDEEADLDIGSDGFEFVRGFQECLRWFRVYFETLDESFPKTSNERLMLERGAGRAIMDLVACTPVESMERRESAARWSSRFHASGFSPVSYSDEVCDDVRALLRRYREGWSMNPTPDSSAGMFLSWKETPVVWASAWKMI